A part of Papaver somniferum cultivar HN1 unplaced genomic scaffold, ASM357369v1 unplaced-scaffold_118, whole genome shotgun sequence genomic DNA contains:
- the LOC113330579 gene encoding uncharacterized protein LOC113330579 isoform X2, with the protein MDKPKKTNRFFSTPSSNKKQQHLLKHSGSKDGGDVEVVMERSKKKEKVKGLSSIGSAAKENSQMGGGGGSDDGEEELLLRTSATAAKRFKVHSKPLNDCNAIDRAVVPRKIRSAMTKRNRESLSPPLPEAKKRHRTPNGTHQPHLSSTQKAKQKMLFQKQGVPGQRESIPITKDEEEVAETLFALARMIPDKPVNYQVDRKSTEAKPPPVQQSNEVPMLASEASKDDSAKSPKEDIIVEATNVPSSIEGSGSDAVTVNFLPDTSMMHRPSIFRKPEFMLDRGIIGPLSDSRISQLQKNEHTDLTSLSVASTSGVLINPCNTKRRIQGTQHKASICEPKTELWPVGAILKKQEEHSMKENNDGDKRVASCMEGTPALSLIEGNNHNGSGMGLSLAGSHDRELAWSSKSKVPSWLNSAKKPDLAGDGVLKEKANSDTVGKTQPWKKCATHVHISRLIRVHQASEERSMLPPITNQVLPNGTKHGASAPSSLNGLISLSDKNRLNRFMSIDGCLNDGDARTNMNEVRNRIHQDKQNRDFLSLSTGGGGSLGSAASFNTVNQRTNKLDSSVQFHVPYLHPVVQNLSHVPFNVHGRSSSLYPDHLTVRATQQLKSEQMESPFYSPQHAVHADSANHHHHQQQQQQQQQQMWAAHYMSGRNSTASYSSNWQHGKQDSPIYIPGECSQPPAHSSSSLRHEGFSAKFPSNMQLHQQQQQQQLFFLSSSSASSSRGKMHHQHHHPHHLAGGYDGSGGGSMLTARLT; encoded by the exons ATGGACAAACCAAAGAAAACCAATCGATtcttctcaacaccttcttctaaTAAGAAACAACAACACCTGTTGAAACATTCTG GTTCGAAAGATGGTGGGGACGTAGAAGTAGTTATGGAgagatcaaagaagaaagaaaaagttaAAGGTTTAAGTTCAATTGGTAGTGCAGCTAAAGAAAATAGTCaaatgggtggtggtggtgggtctGATGATGGTGAAGAGGAGCTGCTGCTTAGGACTAGTGCTACTGCTGCTAAAAGATTCAAAGTCCACAGTAAA ccATTAAATGATTGTAATGCCATTGATCGTGCTGTTGTCCCTCGGAAAATACGGTCAG CTATGACCAAGAGGAATCGCGAATCTCTATCTCCACCTTTGCCTGAAGCTAAGAAACGCCACCGTACACCCAATGGAACACATCAGCCTCATCTCAGTAGTACGCAGAAAGCCAAACAGAAGATG TTATTCCAGAAACAAGGAGTCCCTGGGCAGCGTGAATCCATTCCAATTACCAAAGATGAGGAAGAAGTTGCGGAAACCTTATTTGCATTGGCTAGAATGATTCCCGACAAGCCTGTTAATTATCAAGTTGATCGAAAAAGTACAGAAGCAAAGCCTCCTCCTGTGCAGCAATCAAATGAGGTTCCCATGCTTGCATCTGAAG CTTCGAAAGACGACAGTGCAAAGTCTCCGAAGGAGGATATTATTGTGGAAGCTACTAATGTTCCTTCCAGTATAGAAGGATCAGGTAGTGATGCAGTGACGGTCAACTTTTTACCTGATACCTCTATGATGCATCGGCCTTCCATCTTCAGGAAGCCGGAATTTATGCTTGATCGGGGTATTATAGGACCACTGTCAGATTCTAGAATTTCCCAGTTACAAAAGAATGAGCATACGGATCTGACATCCTTGAGTGTTGCTTCAACATCAGGGGTTCTGATCAATCCATGTAACACAAAAAG ACGGATACAGGGCACACAACATAAAGCCTCAATTTGTGAACCGAAAACAGAACTGTGGCCG GTTGGAGCCATTTTGAAGAAACAGGAGGAACATTCTATGAAGGAGAATAATGATGGGGATAAACGTGTTGCATCATGTATGGAAG GTACTCCAGCCTTATCCCTGATAGAAGGAAACAACCACAATGGCAGTGGAATGGGCTTGTCTTTGGCGGGTTCACATGATCGTGAATTAGCTTGGTCATCCAAAAGCAAAGTTCCTTCTTGGCTGAATTCCGCTAAAAAACCTGATCTAGCTGGGGATGGCGTCTTAAAAGAAAAG GCTAATTCAGATACGGTCGGTAAAACCCAGCCATGGAAGAAATGTGCCACTCATGTCCACATAAGTCGTCTCATCAGGGTGCACCAAGCTTCAGAGGAAAGGTCTATGTTGCCGCCCATCACCAATCAGGTGCTACCAAATGGGACAAAGCATGGTGCCTCAGCTCCCAGTAGCTTGAATGGGCTTATTTCCTTAAGTGACAAAAATAGACTTAATAGATTTATGTCCATTGATGGCTGCTTAAATGATGGTGATGCAAGGACGAACATGAATGAAGTACGGAATAGGATTCACCAGGACAAGCAG AATCGTGATTTCCTGTCCTTGTcaactggtggtggtggaagcctGGGATCCGCAGCTTCCTTTAACACTGTTAATCAGAGAACAAATAAATTGGATTCCTCGGTTCAATTTCATGTACCTTATCTGCATCCAGTCGTCCAGAATCTATCTCATGTGCCTTTTAATGTCCATGGCCGTTCTTCCTCTCTTTATCCCGACCATTTAACAGTCAGAGCCACACAACAG TTGAAGTCGGAACAAATGGAGAGTCCATTCTATAGCCCACAACATGCGGTTCATGCCGATTcagcaaatcatcatcatcatcagcagcagcagcagcaacaacagcagcagatgtGGGCTGCTCATTACATGTCTGGACGAAACTCCACAGCGTCCTACTCATCAAATTGGCAACATGGGAAGCAGGACTCTCCTATTTATATACCTGGGGAATGCAGTCAGCCACCTGCCCACTCTTCATCATCTCTTCGTCATGAAGGTTTTAGTGCCAAGTTTCCCTCGAACATGCAActacatcagcagcagcagcaacaacagctctTTTTTCTCTCTTCATCATCTGCATCATCATCTAGAGGAAAGATGcatcatcaacaccaccaccctCACCACCTTGCTGGCGGCTATGATGGATCCGGTGGAGGGTCCATGTTGACAGCTCGTCTCACTTGA
- the LOC113330579 gene encoding uncharacterized protein LOC113330579 isoform X1 — protein sequence MDKPKKTNRFFSTPSSNKKQQHLLKHSGSKDGGDVEVVMERSKKKEKVKGLSSIGSAAKENSQMGGGGGSDDGEEELLLRTSATAAKRFKVHSKPLNDCNAIDRAVVPRKIRSAMTKRNRESLSPPLPEAKKRHRTPNGTHQPHLSSTQKAKQKMLFQKQGVPGQRESIPITKDEEEVAETLFALARMIPDKPVNYQVDRKSTEAKPPPVQQSNEVPMLASEASKDDSAKSPKEDIIVEATNVPSSIEGSGSDAVTVNFLPDTSMMHRPSIFRKPEFMLDRGIIGPLSDSRISQLQKNEHTDLTSLSVASTSGVLINPCNTKRRIQGTQHKASICEPKTELWPVGAILKKQEEHSMKENNDGDKRVASCMEGTPALSLIEGNNHNGSGMGLSLAGSHDRELAWSSKSKVPSWLNSAKKPDLAGDGVLKEKANSDTVGKTQPWKKCATHVHISRLIRVHQASEERSMLPPITNQVLPNGTKHGASAPSSLNGLISLSDKNRLNRFMSIDGCLNDGDARTNMNEVRNRIHQDKQNRDFLSLSTGGGGSLGSAASFNTVNQRTNKLDSSVQFHVPYLHPVVQNLSHVPFNVHGRSSSLYPDHLTVRATQQQLKSEQMESPFYSPQHAVHADSANHHHHQQQQQQQQQQMWAAHYMSGRNSTASYSSNWQHGKQDSPIYIPGECSQPPAHSSSSLRHEGFSAKFPSNMQLHQQQQQQQLFFLSSSSASSSRGKMHHQHHHPHHLAGGYDGSGGGSMLTARLT from the exons ATGGACAAACCAAAGAAAACCAATCGATtcttctcaacaccttcttctaaTAAGAAACAACAACACCTGTTGAAACATTCTG GTTCGAAAGATGGTGGGGACGTAGAAGTAGTTATGGAgagatcaaagaagaaagaaaaagttaAAGGTTTAAGTTCAATTGGTAGTGCAGCTAAAGAAAATAGTCaaatgggtggtggtggtgggtctGATGATGGTGAAGAGGAGCTGCTGCTTAGGACTAGTGCTACTGCTGCTAAAAGATTCAAAGTCCACAGTAAA ccATTAAATGATTGTAATGCCATTGATCGTGCTGTTGTCCCTCGGAAAATACGGTCAG CTATGACCAAGAGGAATCGCGAATCTCTATCTCCACCTTTGCCTGAAGCTAAGAAACGCCACCGTACACCCAATGGAACACATCAGCCTCATCTCAGTAGTACGCAGAAAGCCAAACAGAAGATG TTATTCCAGAAACAAGGAGTCCCTGGGCAGCGTGAATCCATTCCAATTACCAAAGATGAGGAAGAAGTTGCGGAAACCTTATTTGCATTGGCTAGAATGATTCCCGACAAGCCTGTTAATTATCAAGTTGATCGAAAAAGTACAGAAGCAAAGCCTCCTCCTGTGCAGCAATCAAATGAGGTTCCCATGCTTGCATCTGAAG CTTCGAAAGACGACAGTGCAAAGTCTCCGAAGGAGGATATTATTGTGGAAGCTACTAATGTTCCTTCCAGTATAGAAGGATCAGGTAGTGATGCAGTGACGGTCAACTTTTTACCTGATACCTCTATGATGCATCGGCCTTCCATCTTCAGGAAGCCGGAATTTATGCTTGATCGGGGTATTATAGGACCACTGTCAGATTCTAGAATTTCCCAGTTACAAAAGAATGAGCATACGGATCTGACATCCTTGAGTGTTGCTTCAACATCAGGGGTTCTGATCAATCCATGTAACACAAAAAG ACGGATACAGGGCACACAACATAAAGCCTCAATTTGTGAACCGAAAACAGAACTGTGGCCG GTTGGAGCCATTTTGAAGAAACAGGAGGAACATTCTATGAAGGAGAATAATGATGGGGATAAACGTGTTGCATCATGTATGGAAG GTACTCCAGCCTTATCCCTGATAGAAGGAAACAACCACAATGGCAGTGGAATGGGCTTGTCTTTGGCGGGTTCACATGATCGTGAATTAGCTTGGTCATCCAAAAGCAAAGTTCCTTCTTGGCTGAATTCCGCTAAAAAACCTGATCTAGCTGGGGATGGCGTCTTAAAAGAAAAG GCTAATTCAGATACGGTCGGTAAAACCCAGCCATGGAAGAAATGTGCCACTCATGTCCACATAAGTCGTCTCATCAGGGTGCACCAAGCTTCAGAGGAAAGGTCTATGTTGCCGCCCATCACCAATCAGGTGCTACCAAATGGGACAAAGCATGGTGCCTCAGCTCCCAGTAGCTTGAATGGGCTTATTTCCTTAAGTGACAAAAATAGACTTAATAGATTTATGTCCATTGATGGCTGCTTAAATGATGGTGATGCAAGGACGAACATGAATGAAGTACGGAATAGGATTCACCAGGACAAGCAG AATCGTGATTTCCTGTCCTTGTcaactggtggtggtggaagcctGGGATCCGCAGCTTCCTTTAACACTGTTAATCAGAGAACAAATAAATTGGATTCCTCGGTTCAATTTCATGTACCTTATCTGCATCCAGTCGTCCAGAATCTATCTCATGTGCCTTTTAATGTCCATGGCCGTTCTTCCTCTCTTTATCCCGACCATTTAACAGTCAGAGCCACACAACAG CAGTTGAAGTCGGAACAAATGGAGAGTCCATTCTATAGCCCACAACATGCGGTTCATGCCGATTcagcaaatcatcatcatcatcagcagcagcagcagcaacaacagcagcagatgtGGGCTGCTCATTACATGTCTGGACGAAACTCCACAGCGTCCTACTCATCAAATTGGCAACATGGGAAGCAGGACTCTCCTATTTATATACCTGGGGAATGCAGTCAGCCACCTGCCCACTCTTCATCATCTCTTCGTCATGAAGGTTTTAGTGCCAAGTTTCCCTCGAACATGCAActacatcagcagcagcagcaacaacagctctTTTTTCTCTCTTCATCATCTGCATCATCATCTAGAGGAAAGATGcatcatcaacaccaccaccctCACCACCTTGCTGGCGGCTATGATGGATCCGGTGGAGGGTCCATGTTGACAGCTCGTCTCACTTGA
- the LOC113330579 gene encoding uncharacterized protein LOC113330579 isoform X3, with protein sequence MDKPKKTNRFFSTPSSNKKQQHLLKHSGSKDGGDVEVVMERSKKKEKVKGLSSIGSAAKENSQMGGGGGSDDGEEELLLRTSATAAKRFKVHSKPLNDCNAIDRAVVPRKIRSAMTKRNRESLSPPLPEAKKRHRTPNGTHQPHLSSTQKAKQKMKQGVPGQRESIPITKDEEEVAETLFALARMIPDKPVNYQVDRKSTEAKPPPVQQSNEVPMLASEASKDDSAKSPKEDIIVEATNVPSSIEGSGSDAVTVNFLPDTSMMHRPSIFRKPEFMLDRGIIGPLSDSRISQLQKNEHTDLTSLSVASTSGVLINPCNTKRRIQGTQHKASICEPKTELWPVGAILKKQEEHSMKENNDGDKRVASCMEGTPALSLIEGNNHNGSGMGLSLAGSHDRELAWSSKSKVPSWLNSAKKPDLAGDGVLKEKANSDTVGKTQPWKKCATHVHISRLIRVHQASEERSMLPPITNQVLPNGTKHGASAPSSLNGLISLSDKNRLNRFMSIDGCLNDGDARTNMNEVRNRIHQDKQNRDFLSLSTGGGGSLGSAASFNTVNQRTNKLDSSVQFHVPYLHPVVQNLSHVPFNVHGRSSSLYPDHLTVRATQQQLKSEQMESPFYSPQHAVHADSANHHHHQQQQQQQQQQMWAAHYMSGRNSTASYSSNWQHGKQDSPIYIPGECSQPPAHSSSSLRHEGFSAKFPSNMQLHQQQQQQQLFFLSSSSASSSRGKMHHQHHHPHHLAGGYDGSGGGSMLTARLT encoded by the exons ATGGACAAACCAAAGAAAACCAATCGATtcttctcaacaccttcttctaaTAAGAAACAACAACACCTGTTGAAACATTCTG GTTCGAAAGATGGTGGGGACGTAGAAGTAGTTATGGAgagatcaaagaagaaagaaaaagttaAAGGTTTAAGTTCAATTGGTAGTGCAGCTAAAGAAAATAGTCaaatgggtggtggtggtgggtctGATGATGGTGAAGAGGAGCTGCTGCTTAGGACTAGTGCTACTGCTGCTAAAAGATTCAAAGTCCACAGTAAA ccATTAAATGATTGTAATGCCATTGATCGTGCTGTTGTCCCTCGGAAAATACGGTCAG CTATGACCAAGAGGAATCGCGAATCTCTATCTCCACCTTTGCCTGAAGCTAAGAAACGCCACCGTACACCCAATGGAACACATCAGCCTCATCTCAGTAGTACGCAGAAAGCCAAACAGAAGATG AAACAAGGAGTCCCTGGGCAGCGTGAATCCATTCCAATTACCAAAGATGAGGAAGAAGTTGCGGAAACCTTATTTGCATTGGCTAGAATGATTCCCGACAAGCCTGTTAATTATCAAGTTGATCGAAAAAGTACAGAAGCAAAGCCTCCTCCTGTGCAGCAATCAAATGAGGTTCCCATGCTTGCATCTGAAG CTTCGAAAGACGACAGTGCAAAGTCTCCGAAGGAGGATATTATTGTGGAAGCTACTAATGTTCCTTCCAGTATAGAAGGATCAGGTAGTGATGCAGTGACGGTCAACTTTTTACCTGATACCTCTATGATGCATCGGCCTTCCATCTTCAGGAAGCCGGAATTTATGCTTGATCGGGGTATTATAGGACCACTGTCAGATTCTAGAATTTCCCAGTTACAAAAGAATGAGCATACGGATCTGACATCCTTGAGTGTTGCTTCAACATCAGGGGTTCTGATCAATCCATGTAACACAAAAAG ACGGATACAGGGCACACAACATAAAGCCTCAATTTGTGAACCGAAAACAGAACTGTGGCCG GTTGGAGCCATTTTGAAGAAACAGGAGGAACATTCTATGAAGGAGAATAATGATGGGGATAAACGTGTTGCATCATGTATGGAAG GTACTCCAGCCTTATCCCTGATAGAAGGAAACAACCACAATGGCAGTGGAATGGGCTTGTCTTTGGCGGGTTCACATGATCGTGAATTAGCTTGGTCATCCAAAAGCAAAGTTCCTTCTTGGCTGAATTCCGCTAAAAAACCTGATCTAGCTGGGGATGGCGTCTTAAAAGAAAAG GCTAATTCAGATACGGTCGGTAAAACCCAGCCATGGAAGAAATGTGCCACTCATGTCCACATAAGTCGTCTCATCAGGGTGCACCAAGCTTCAGAGGAAAGGTCTATGTTGCCGCCCATCACCAATCAGGTGCTACCAAATGGGACAAAGCATGGTGCCTCAGCTCCCAGTAGCTTGAATGGGCTTATTTCCTTAAGTGACAAAAATAGACTTAATAGATTTATGTCCATTGATGGCTGCTTAAATGATGGTGATGCAAGGACGAACATGAATGAAGTACGGAATAGGATTCACCAGGACAAGCAG AATCGTGATTTCCTGTCCTTGTcaactggtggtggtggaagcctGGGATCCGCAGCTTCCTTTAACACTGTTAATCAGAGAACAAATAAATTGGATTCCTCGGTTCAATTTCATGTACCTTATCTGCATCCAGTCGTCCAGAATCTATCTCATGTGCCTTTTAATGTCCATGGCCGTTCTTCCTCTCTTTATCCCGACCATTTAACAGTCAGAGCCACACAACAG CAGTTGAAGTCGGAACAAATGGAGAGTCCATTCTATAGCCCACAACATGCGGTTCATGCCGATTcagcaaatcatcatcatcatcagcagcagcagcagcaacaacagcagcagatgtGGGCTGCTCATTACATGTCTGGACGAAACTCCACAGCGTCCTACTCATCAAATTGGCAACATGGGAAGCAGGACTCTCCTATTTATATACCTGGGGAATGCAGTCAGCCACCTGCCCACTCTTCATCATCTCTTCGTCATGAAGGTTTTAGTGCCAAGTTTCCCTCGAACATGCAActacatcagcagcagcagcaacaacagctctTTTTTCTCTCTTCATCATCTGCATCATCATCTAGAGGAAAGATGcatcatcaacaccaccaccctCACCACCTTGCTGGCGGCTATGATGGATCCGGTGGAGGGTCCATGTTGACAGCTCGTCTCACTTGA